From one Bos javanicus breed banteng chromosome 15, ARS-OSU_banteng_1.0, whole genome shotgun sequence genomic stretch:
- the LOC133227136 gene encoding glycine N-acyltransferase, which produces MMFLLQGAQMLQMLEKSLRKSLPMSLKVYGTVMHMNHGNPFNLKALVDKWPDFQTVVIRPQEQDMKDDLDHYTNTYHVYSEDLKNCQEFLDLPEVINWKQHLQIQSTQSSLNEVIQNLAATKSFKVKRSKNILYMASETIKELTPSLLDVKNLPVGDGKPKAIDPEMFKLSSVDPSHAAVVNRFWLFGGNERSLRFIERCIQSFPNFCLLGPEGTPVSWSLMDQTGEMRMAGTLPEYRAQGLVTHAIYQQAQCLLKRGFPVYSHVDPKNQIMQKMSQSLNHVPMPSDWNQWNCEPL; this is translated from the exons GTTTATGGGACCGTCATGCACATGAACCATGGAAACCCATTCAATCTAAAGGCCCTGGTGGACAAGTGGCCTGATTTTCAGACCGTGGTTATCCGCCCTCAGGAGCAG GACATGAAAGATGACCTTGATCACTACACTAATACTTACCATGTCTACTCTGAAGATCTTAAGAATTGTCAGGAATTCCTTGACTTACCAGAAGTCATCAATTGGAAACAGCATCTGCAGATCCAAA GTACACAGTCCAGCCTGAATGAAGTAATACAAAATCTTGCAGCCACGAAATCCTTCAAAGTCAAGCGATCAAAAAACATTCTCTACATGGCATCTGAGACAATAAAGGAACTGACTCCGTCCTTGCTGGATGTAAAGAACTTACCAGTTGGCGATGGCAAACCAAAGGCCAT CGACCCAGAGATGTTTAAGCTCTCATCTGTGGATCCTAGCCACGCAGCTGTGGTGAACAGATTCTGGCTTTTCGGTGGCAACGAGAGGAGCCTGAGGTTCATCGAGCGCTGTATCCAGAGCTTCCCCAACTTCTGCCTGCTGGGGCCCGAGGGGACCCCTGTGTCTTGGTCCCTGATGGACCAGACGGGAGAGATGCGGATGGCAGGCACCCTGCCTGAGTACCGGGCCCAGGGGCTCGTCACCCATGCCATCTACCAGCAGGCCCAGTGTCTGCTCAAGCGGGGCTTCCCTGTGTACTCTCATGTGGACCCCAAGAACCAGATCATGCAGAAGATGAGTCAGAGCCTCAACCACGTGCCAATGCCCTCTGACTGGAACCAGTGGAACTGTGAGCCTCTGTGA